One genomic window of Candidatus Binatia bacterium includes the following:
- the rplK gene encoding 50S ribosomal protein L11 has product MAKKVIGEIKLQIPAGKANPSPPVGPALGQRGVNIMEFCKAFNADTQQQSGLIIPVIITVYADRSFTYILKTPPASVLLKKAAKLKKASSEPRRTIAGSVTQAQVREIAETKMKDLNANTLDAAENIIAGTARSMGISVEG; this is encoded by the coding sequence GTGGCAAAGAAGGTCATAGGCGAAATCAAGCTCCAGATCCCTGCGGGAAAGGCGAACCCGAGTCCTCCTGTCGGACCGGCTCTCGGCCAGCGCGGCGTCAATATCATGGAGTTCTGCAAGGCTTTCAACGCCGATACGCAGCAGCAGTCCGGGCTGATCATTCCGGTGATCATCACGGTCTACGCCGACCGTTCGTTCACCTATATTCTCAAGACGCCTCCAGCCTCTGTGCTTCTGAAGAAGGCAGCCAAGCTGAAAAAGGCATCGAGCGAACCTCGCCGGACGATCGCTGGCAGCGTGACCCAGGCTCAAGTTCGTGAAATCGCCGAGACCAAAATGAAGGATCTCAACGCAAATACCCTCGACGCGGCCGAGAACATTATCGCCGGAACGGCCCGAAGCATGGGCATCTCCGTCGAAGGCTGA
- the lptG gene encoding LPS export ABC transporter permease LptG, producing MRWFGLLPTISRYVVGEFLRALGIALGFFVVLYLTVDFFERLPRFLKHSPPAGLMVEYFLLKIPLIVTQMIPVAILAATLFGLGTLAKNAELMAMRAGGISLWQIAAPIALLCFCLSLATLAWNEFVVPAATARTAIIENVEIKGKVQRTHLGRNGLWYHHETGITNIQKVDATGQLVTGITIYEIDSEFRLLRIHTAPLAWWSGGRWMTEEGSLISFQRDGGVRTQALGPRALQLSESPEDFNAVARNADDQTFEELANAIRELGAKGIDTTRMQVELWMKTAIPFTGFVMCLIGIPLASRHSRNSSLAANTGIAMLVGFSYWIVLALTMSLGKSGVLPPILAAWTANGIFTAIGIVFFLGSE from the coding sequence GTGAGGTGGTTCGGACTGCTCCCCACGATATCTCGATACGTGGTCGGAGAATTTCTCCGTGCTCTCGGAATTGCGCTCGGGTTCTTCGTCGTTCTCTACCTGACCGTTGACTTCTTCGAGCGCCTGCCGCGCTTCCTGAAACATTCACCGCCCGCAGGACTGATGGTGGAGTATTTTCTGTTGAAAATACCTCTGATCGTGACTCAAATGATCCCGGTCGCCATCCTCGCAGCCACGCTCTTCGGCCTCGGGACACTCGCCAAGAATGCCGAGCTGATGGCCATGCGGGCCGGCGGCATCAGCCTCTGGCAGATTGCGGCTCCGATTGCCCTGCTCTGCTTCTGCCTGTCTCTCGCCACGCTCGCGTGGAACGAGTTTGTCGTCCCGGCAGCCACAGCGCGAACTGCCATCATCGAAAACGTCGAGATCAAGGGGAAAGTGCAGCGCACGCACCTTGGGCGCAACGGGCTCTGGTACCATCACGAAACCGGCATCACGAATATCCAGAAAGTGGACGCCACCGGCCAGCTCGTCACCGGAATCACAATTTATGAAATCGACAGCGAATTCCGCCTCCTCCGAATCCATACGGCACCGTTGGCCTGGTGGAGCGGCGGCCGCTGGATGACCGAGGAGGGGTCCTTGATATCCTTCCAACGCGACGGCGGGGTCCGAACGCAAGCTTTGGGCCCGCGCGCCCTCCAGCTCTCCGAGTCGCCAGAGGATTTCAATGCCGTCGCGCGGAATGCTGACGATCAGACATTTGAGGAATTGGCGAATGCCATCCGGGAACTAGGGGCCAAGGGGATCGACACAACCCGGATGCAAGTCGAGCTCTGGATGAAAACGGCTATCCCCTTTACCGGCTTCGTCATGTGCCTGATCGGAATCCCGCTGGCGTCCCGGCACAGCCGGAACTCCAGCCTCGCCGCCAATACCGGCATCGCCATGCTCGTGGGCTTCTCCTACTGGATCGTGCTCGCCCTCACCATGAGCCTCGGAAAGAGCGGCGTCCTGCCACCCATTCTGGCCGCGTGGACAGCCAATGGCATCTTTACCGCGATCGGGATCGTATTCTTCCTCGGCTCGGAGTAG
- the rplJ gene encoding 50S ribosomal protein L10 has product MNLQEKTEAVDNLRDRFARASVALLAEPHGLTVAEVTDLRNKVRAIDGEYKVAKNSLAKRAVEDTDFADFGEQMKGQTALVFGYGDPIAVLKEIVDYSKEHEEKLDVRAAILDGDLYDEAGVKKLSKLGSLDEVRAKFLSLLTTPSTQLVRLLNEPGGQVARLLQARADSGAAGE; this is encoded by the coding sequence GTGAATCTGCAAGAAAAAACAGAAGCCGTCGATAATTTGCGGGATCGTTTCGCGCGGGCGAGTGTTGCCCTTCTGGCCGAGCCGCACGGTTTGACCGTTGCCGAGGTCACCGACCTGCGCAACAAGGTGCGAGCGATCGATGGCGAGTACAAGGTCGCCAAGAATAGTCTGGCCAAGCGAGCGGTCGAAGATACGGATTTCGCTGATTTCGGCGAACAGATGAAGGGGCAGACAGCCCTCGTCTTCGGGTATGGCGATCCGATCGCCGTGCTCAAGGAAATTGTTGATTACTCGAAGGAACACGAAGAAAAGCTCGACGTCCGTGCCGCGATCCTCGATGGGGACTTGTACGACGAGGCGGGCGTAAAGAAGCTTTCGAAACTGGGGAGTCTGGACGAAGTCCGCGCGAAGTTCCTCAGTTTACTTACGACGCCGAGCACCCAGCTCGTGCGTCTTCTCAACGAGCCGGGCGGCCAGGTCGCTCGGTTGTTGCAGGCGCGCGCCGACTCCGGCGCAGCCGGGGAATAA
- the rpsI gene encoding 30S ribosomal protein S9: MAEQTIQATGKRKCAIAQVRMKPGAGQITVNRRAIEDYFGRETSRMIVGQPFDVTETQGRYDLDINVRGGGVSAQASAIRHGISRALLVADPEMRPALKKVGYLTRDSREVERKKYGRHKARKRPQYSKR, encoded by the coding sequence ATGGCTGAGCAAACGATTCAGGCGACCGGCAAGCGCAAATGCGCAATTGCTCAGGTCCGAATGAAACCTGGGGCGGGACAGATCACTGTCAACCGTCGCGCAATCGAAGATTATTTCGGACGTGAGACCTCACGGATGATCGTCGGACAACCATTCGACGTGACCGAGACTCAAGGTCGCTATGATTTGGACATCAACGTCCGCGGCGGCGGTGTTTCGGCTCAGGCTTCCGCGATTCGTCACGGAATCTCCCGCGCCCTTCTGGTCGCAGATCCCGAGATGCGCCCTGCATTGAAGAAGGTTGGTTACCTCACACGCGATTCACGCGAGGTCGAGCGCAAGAAGTACGGACGTCATAAAGCGAGAAAACGTCCTCAGTATTCGAAGCGCTAG
- the rplL gene encoding 50S ribosomal protein L7/L12, which produces MTAEQINELIETLSGLTILEVSELVKQLEEKWGVSAAAPVAVAAAGGAGGDAGGAAEEKDEFNVVLKGAGEKKIQVIKVVREITGLGLKEAKDLVDGAPKNVKEGVSKADAEEIKTKLEGAGAAVELD; this is translated from the coding sequence ATGACGGCGGAGCAGATAAACGAGCTGATTGAAACGCTTTCGGGACTGACGATCCTCGAAGTCTCCGAGCTGGTAAAGCAGCTTGAAGAGAAGTGGGGTGTCTCTGCGGCGGCCCCGGTTGCGGTAGCCGCAGCTGGTGGCGCTGGCGGTGACGCCGGCGGCGCAGCCGAAGAGAAGGACGAGTTCAATGTCGTTCTCAAGGGCGCTGGCGAAAAGAAGATTCAGGTGATCAAGGTTGTTCGCGAAATCACCGGTCTCGGATTGAAGGAAGCCAAGGATCTGGTCGACGGGGCCCCCAAAAACGTCAAGGAAGGCGTTTCGAAGGCCGACGCGGAAGAGATCAAGACGAAACTCGAAGGGGCTGGCGCCGCTGTCGAGCTCGATTGA
- the lptF gene encoding LPS export ABC transporter permease LptF translates to MGRTFHRYILFEVLAPFSGGLALFTFILLIARIMRLVELIVNRGVPFEQILLLFSYILPAFLEVTVPMALLLGVILAVGRLSSDSEIIAMRASGVSLYQIAQPIVALALIVCAGSFMLSLHARPWGNAALKAGIFELARTRATAGLKEQVFNDDFAGLVIYSEEIEPPGTQLKRILISDHREGGAANTVIAQRGEIVADQAAQTLNLRLFDGTIFTNAPKRQTYERTDFKIYDVLLDLGEALGNLPSRQIAANEMPLAKLRERIRTQQAAGDPAIRERVEFQRRLAVPCAALIFALLGIPLGLQPVRAVRSRGMAVSLGVILVYYLLLGSAEALAQNGRVPIVAAIWMPNALLGLTGAILFRRAAQENVRNSGSLIDQLRQRLDRGRKNGGGA, encoded by the coding sequence ATGGGGCGAACGTTTCACCGCTATATCCTCTTTGAGGTTCTGGCTCCGTTCAGCGGAGGCCTTGCTCTTTTCACCTTCATTCTCCTGATCGCGAGGATCATGAGGCTGGTGGAGCTGATCGTCAACCGGGGGGTACCTTTCGAGCAGATCCTGCTTCTGTTCTCGTACATCCTACCTGCGTTCCTGGAGGTAACGGTACCCATGGCCCTGCTGCTGGGCGTGATTCTGGCTGTCGGGCGTCTCTCGTCCGACAGTGAAATCATAGCGATGCGCGCCTCCGGTGTCAGTCTCTACCAGATTGCTCAGCCAATCGTCGCCCTTGCCCTGATAGTTTGCGCGGGTTCGTTCATGCTCTCTCTCCATGCACGCCCCTGGGGAAACGCAGCCCTGAAGGCAGGAATTTTCGAACTGGCCCGAACGCGAGCGACCGCCGGGCTGAAAGAGCAGGTCTTCAACGACGACTTCGCCGGGCTGGTGATCTATAGTGAGGAAATTGAACCCCCCGGCACCCAACTCAAGCGCATTCTGATCTCGGATCATCGCGAGGGCGGCGCCGCAAACACGGTGATCGCGCAAAGAGGGGAAATCGTCGCCGACCAAGCCGCACAAACGTTGAACCTGCGCCTTTTCGACGGCACGATCTTTACCAATGCCCCCAAACGGCAAACCTACGAACGGACCGATTTCAAAATTTACGATGTCCTGCTGGACCTTGGGGAAGCCTTGGGCAATCTGCCGTCCCGCCAGATTGCCGCCAACGAGATGCCCCTGGCAAAACTTCGCGAACGAATTCGCACCCAGCAAGCGGCTGGTGATCCCGCTATTCGAGAAAGAGTCGAATTCCAGAGACGTCTTGCCGTTCCCTGTGCGGCACTCATTTTTGCTTTGCTGGGAATTCCTCTGGGACTCCAGCCGGTTCGTGCCGTACGGTCCCGAGGGATGGCCGTGAGTCTGGGAGTCATACTGGTCTACTACCTGCTTCTGGGTTCGGCCGAAGCTCTGGCGCAAAACGGACGCGTGCCGATCGTCGCCGCCATCTGGATGCCAAATGCCCTTTTGGGCCTGACCGGAGCCATCCTCTTCCGACGCGCCGCCCAGGAAAATGTCCGTAATTCCGGTAGCCTGATAGACCAGCTACGCCAGCGGCTCGATCGCGGAAGAAAGAATGGGGGCGGCGCGTGA
- the rlmB gene encoding 23S rRNA (guanosine(2251)-2'-O)-methyltransferase RlmB, producing MKRSPHGARKNVTVGSARVNRPRPDRAGSYLACGWHAAAAFLESRPDAVRHAYFQAPPSGEMATRLERAGLRAELLDAAALDAISGGVTHQGIILAGRPPEMRPLAELLTAKPKLLLALDGVTDPRNVGAIARSAEAAGFGGLILTRDRSPDMTPALVKTAAGATEYLPFCRVANLVRALQSLQKEGFWRMGLDADGDRDVLDPASLPGLPAVLVAGAEGKGLRPLVLRNLDCLLQIPLAGRTASLNVSVASGLGIFALARLLKDQT from the coding sequence GTGAAACGTTCGCCCCATGGCGCCCGGAAAAATGTAACGGTAGGAAGCGCCCGTGTAAATCGCCCGCGCCCAGATCGCGCGGGAAGTTATCTCGCCTGCGGCTGGCACGCCGCGGCTGCTTTTCTCGAGAGTCGGCCTGACGCGGTGCGCCATGCTTATTTTCAGGCGCCGCCTTCGGGGGAGATGGCGACGCGCCTCGAGCGAGCCGGGCTCCGGGCCGAGTTGCTCGATGCAGCCGCGCTGGACGCAATTTCCGGGGGGGTCACCCACCAAGGCATTATTCTGGCGGGTCGTCCCCCTGAAATGAGGCCCCTGGCCGAACTCCTCACGGCAAAGCCCAAGCTTTTACTGGCTCTCGACGGGGTCACCGACCCCCGCAATGTGGGTGCGATCGCCCGGAGTGCGGAAGCGGCGGGTTTTGGGGGGCTGATTCTGACGAGGGACCGTTCGCCGGATATGACGCCCGCGTTGGTGAAAACCGCGGCCGGCGCTACGGAATATTTGCCTTTCTGCCGGGTTGCGAACCTGGTCCGAGCGCTACAATCCCTGCAAAAAGAGGGTTTCTGGCGGATGGGGCTGGATGCGGATGGAGATCGGGATGTTCTCGATCCGGCGAGTTTGCCCGGTTTGCCTGCCGTTTTGGTCGCGGGGGCAGAGGGGAAGGGGCTTCGCCCTCTGGTTCTTCGCAATCTCGACTGCCTTCTGCAGATCCCTCTTGCGGGGCGCACGGCGTCCCTGAACGTGTCTGTCGCCAGCGGCCTGGGCATCTTCGCTCTCGCGAGACTGCTCAAAGACCAAACTTGA
- the rplA gene encoding 50S ribosomal protein L1, producing the protein MARLSKRMTNARGKVEAGRRYSIEDAIGVALEADAPKFDETVELAVRLGVDPRQADQNVRGTCLLPHGTGKSVRVLVFAKGEKLAEAESAGADFAGGEELAQRITSEGWLDFDKVIATPDMMAVVGRLGKVLGPRGLMPNPKVGTVTMDVTRAVEELKAGKVEYRVEKAGIVHVPIGRRSFGTEKLVDNANEVISSLVRAKPSTAKGTYMRSVAISTTMGPGVAVDPSTAASTAA; encoded by the coding sequence ATGGCACGGCTCAGCAAAAGAATGACCAATGCTCGCGGCAAAGTTGAAGCAGGACGCCGCTATTCCATCGAGGACGCCATCGGCGTTGCACTCGAGGCAGATGCCCCGAAATTCGACGAGACTGTCGAATTGGCGGTTCGTCTCGGCGTCGACCCCCGACAGGCCGATCAGAATGTACGCGGAACCTGCCTTCTGCCCCATGGCACCGGAAAGTCCGTTCGGGTTCTGGTTTTCGCCAAGGGCGAGAAGCTGGCCGAAGCAGAATCTGCTGGTGCTGATTTCGCGGGCGGAGAGGAACTGGCCCAGCGGATCACCAGCGAGGGATGGCTCGACTTTGACAAGGTGATCGCGACCCCGGACATGATGGCCGTCGTGGGCCGTCTCGGGAAGGTCCTCGGACCACGAGGCTTGATGCCGAACCCGAAGGTCGGAACGGTCACCATGGATGTGACTCGCGCCGTGGAAGAATTGAAGGCGGGTAAAGTGGAATACCGGGTCGAAAAAGCCGGCATCGTCCATGTTCCGATCGGCCGTCGTTCCTTCGGCACCGAGAAGTTGGTCGACAATGCCAACGAAGTGATTTCGAGCCTGGTCAGAGCCAAGCCTTCGACCGCAAAGGGAACCTATATGCGTTCCGTGGCTATTTCGACAACGATGGGCCCCGGAGTTGCGGTGGATCCATCCACAGCAGCCTCGACGGCTGCTTGA
- the secE gene encoding preprotein translocase subunit SecE produces the protein MAKASKKESNQTSAGQAGVAGGVTTIVPRSIQFLREAWYELAKVHFPTRKETYQATAVVLAVVVISATFLGLVDFALSYVMQLFMGTA, from the coding sequence ATGGCAAAGGCTTCCAAAAAAGAATCGAATCAAACCAGCGCAGGACAGGCTGGAGTTGCGGGCGGAGTCACAACGATCGTCCCCAGGTCCATCCAATTCCTTCGCGAAGCTTGGTACGAGCTCGCCAAAGTCCACTTTCCCACGCGGAAAGAGACCTATCAGGCAACGGCTGTGGTTTTGGCGGTTGTCGTGATTTCGGCCACTTTCCTCGGGCTGGTGGACTTCGCTCTTTCCTACGTCATGCAGCTGTTCATGGGGACGGCCTGA
- the nusG gene encoding transcription termination/antitermination protein NusG, whose product MSNDTVADEVPAKPRSYWYVVHTYSGYEAKVKVSMDERKRNEITRKEAEIEILKAKDTLSSRDEYALQEAEVAVEQLKSFFEVLVPAEKVVELVKGQRRTSTRKFFPGYVLVHVGDLGDFLKGFIRATPRVTGFVGGTDDPPAISEAEVLEITQQMEEGSAKPKDLFAIGDKVKVIDGPFQDFNGEVEEVKPEKGKLKVLISIFGRSTPVELEYVQVEKG is encoded by the coding sequence ATGTCGAATGACACCGTAGCGGATGAAGTTCCGGCCAAGCCCCGGTCCTATTGGTACGTCGTGCATACCTATTCGGGTTATGAGGCGAAGGTGAAGGTCTCGATGGACGAGCGCAAGCGCAACGAGATCACCCGCAAGGAAGCCGAGATCGAGATCCTCAAGGCGAAGGATACCCTGAGCTCTCGAGACGAATACGCTCTTCAGGAAGCCGAAGTTGCCGTGGAGCAGCTCAAATCCTTTTTCGAGGTTCTCGTGCCGGCCGAGAAGGTTGTGGAGTTGGTCAAGGGCCAGCGACGGACTTCGACACGGAAATTTTTCCCGGGTTACGTTCTCGTGCACGTCGGCGACCTGGGGGACTTCCTAAAGGGCTTCATCCGAGCGACGCCTCGCGTCACCGGATTTGTCGGGGGCACGGATGACCCTCCGGCCATCAGCGAAGCCGAGGTTCTCGAGATTACCCAGCAAATGGAAGAGGGTTCTGCGAAGCCGAAGGATCTCTTCGCAATCGGCGACAAGGTAAAGGTCATCGATGGTCCCTTCCAGGACTTCAACGGAGAAGTCGAAGAAGTGAAGCCCGAAAAAGGCAAGCTCAAAGTTCTCATCAGCATCTTCGGGCGGTCGACTCCGGTCGAGCTCGAGTATGTTCAGGTGGAAAAGGGCTGA
- the rpoB gene encoding DNA-directed RNA polymerase subunit beta: protein MAAQLADNFRPRRSFGKIRRVVDIPNLIAIQRRSYDDFLQLDVAPDEREDVGVQAVFKSVFPIKDFNETAELDFVRYSIGEPKFDIDECQQRGNNYAAPLKVTVHLVIYDVDPTSGARSIKNVKEQEVYFGEIPLMTNHGTFVINGTERVIVSQLHRSPGVFFDDDKGKTHSSGKLLFKARVIPYRGSWIDLEFDAKDTIYVRIDRRRKFHASVLLRALGMETEDLLNYFYKKEEITLKADHASRAFRSDLHLGTRISMDIRNPENNEVVVKAGRKLTKGALRNIEAAGVKDLPMPLEDLVGKISSVDVPDPATGELILECNQEIGPEELESLIEKKIKKIEVLFTDDVGPFLRNTMMQDKITSPDEAIMEIYKRLRPGDPPTRETARTFFDNLFFNPDRYDLSKVGRLKMNHKLFGNEEATPLDQGTLRSSDILEAVRYLIDLKNGNGTTDDIDHLGNRRVRAVGELVENQFRIGLVRMERAIKERMSLQDIETLMPQELINYKPVAAVVKEFFGSSQLSQFMDQTNPLSEVTHKRRLSALGPGGLTRERAGFEVRDVHPTHYGRVCPIETPEGPNIGLIASLSTYARVNEFGFVETPYRKVAEGVATDDIKFLSALQEEQHTIAQANAPLNADGSYVRDLVSARTAGEFQQVPPDRLDYMDVSPNQLVSVAASMIPFLEHDDANRALMGSNMQRQAVPLLRTDAPFVGTGMEAIVARDSGVTAVAKREGVVESVDATRIVVRADNPKTDGSDTGIDIHGLVKYQRSNQSTCMNQKPIVQPGDRVAVGDVLADGPATQVGDLALGQNVLVAFMPWGGYNFEDSILVSERLVKEDRFTSVHIEEFECVARDTKLGPEDITRDIPNVGEEALADLDESGIIRIGAEVRPGDILVGKITPKGETQLSPEEKLLRAIFGEKAGEVRDTALKVPPGVEGTVIEARVFSRKGVSKDERSREIEEEEVARLVKDEGDQVRILRESTARKVKELVVGKVASGKLADDHRRQLLAKGQEITAEDIDENIPSMLWGDIRIGDDKSEEELEGTCRAMRDQIDHLRGVTEEKKSRLQGGDELSPGVIKLVKVFVAIKRKLQVGDKMAGRHGNKGVLSRILPEEDMPYLADGTPVDIVLNPLGVPSRMNVGQILETHLGFAARQLGLQVAEALEAFRQSGAEDELRSKLSDAYGPEFEDVFASASAQDLERVASKATRGIHTATPVFDGASEEEIFGLLEKAGLSDTGQSWLFDGKTGDRFSQPVTVGIIYMLKLHHLVDDKIHARSTGPYSLVTQQPLGGKAQFGGQRLGEMEVWALEAYGAAYTLQEMLTVKSDDVIGRTRMYEAIVKGETVLEPGLPESFNVMLKELQSLALDVELIEEEAPVLDAAEPQE from the coding sequence ATGGCAGCTCAGCTAGCGGATAATTTCCGTCCCAGGCGTAGCTTTGGGAAGATTCGACGCGTTGTTGATATTCCCAATCTCATTGCAATTCAGCGGCGGTCGTACGACGACTTCCTGCAACTCGACGTGGCTCCCGATGAACGGGAAGATGTCGGCGTGCAGGCGGTTTTCAAATCGGTCTTCCCGATCAAGGACTTTAACGAGACCGCTGAACTGGACTTCGTACGGTACTCGATTGGCGAACCCAAGTTCGATATCGACGAATGCCAGCAACGGGGTAATAACTACGCAGCCCCCCTGAAAGTGACCGTCCATCTGGTGATCTATGATGTGGATCCCACCAGCGGCGCTCGCTCGATCAAGAACGTCAAGGAGCAGGAGGTCTACTTCGGTGAGATCCCGCTCATGACGAATCACGGTACTTTCGTGATCAACGGGACCGAGCGCGTGATTGTATCACAGCTCCACCGCTCGCCCGGTGTGTTCTTCGACGACGACAAGGGCAAGACGCACTCCTCCGGCAAACTGCTTTTCAAGGCGCGAGTCATTCCTTATCGCGGCTCCTGGATCGATCTGGAATTCGACGCCAAGGATACCATCTACGTTCGCATCGATCGGCGTCGGAAATTCCACGCCTCTGTCTTGTTGCGCGCGCTCGGTATGGAGACAGAAGATCTCCTGAACTACTTCTACAAAAAGGAAGAGATCACGCTGAAGGCCGACCACGCCTCGCGGGCCTTCCGCTCCGATCTGCATCTCGGCACGCGGATCAGCATGGATATCCGGAATCCGGAGAACAACGAAGTTGTCGTCAAGGCCGGCCGGAAGCTGACCAAGGGCGCCCTGCGGAATATCGAGGCGGCTGGGGTCAAGGATTTACCCATGCCTCTCGAGGATCTAGTGGGCAAGATTTCCTCGGTGGATGTCCCCGACCCGGCTACGGGCGAATTGATTCTGGAGTGTAACCAGGAAATCGGCCCCGAAGAGCTCGAGTCCTTGATCGAGAAGAAGATCAAGAAGATCGAAGTGCTCTTCACCGACGACGTGGGACCATTCCTCCGCAACACCATGATGCAGGACAAGATCACCTCGCCTGATGAGGCGATCATGGAGATCTACAAGCGCTTGCGTCCGGGCGATCCTCCGACGCGCGAAACCGCGCGGACATTCTTCGACAACCTGTTCTTCAATCCGGACCGCTACGATCTTTCCAAGGTGGGTCGTCTGAAGATGAACCACAAGCTCTTCGGGAACGAAGAAGCGACACCTCTCGATCAGGGTACCTTGCGTTCGTCCGATATCCTCGAGGCGGTTCGTTATCTGATCGACCTGAAGAATGGTAACGGCACCACCGACGATATTGACCATCTTGGCAATCGCCGGGTGCGCGCGGTCGGTGAACTCGTCGAGAACCAGTTCCGCATCGGCCTGGTCCGCATGGAGCGGGCGATCAAGGAGCGGATGAGTCTGCAGGATATCGAGACTCTGATGCCTCAGGAGCTGATCAACTACAAACCGGTCGCGGCAGTGGTGAAGGAGTTCTTCGGATCCTCGCAGCTTTCCCAGTTCATGGACCAGACCAACCCCTTGTCGGAAGTGACGCATAAGCGACGTCTTTCGGCACTTGGCCCGGGTGGTTTGACCCGCGAACGAGCCGGCTTTGAGGTTCGTGACGTCCATCCGACCCACTACGGTCGCGTCTGTCCGATTGAGACCCCTGAAGGTCCCAATATCGGATTGATTGCTTCGCTCTCCACCTATGCTCGCGTGAATGAGTTCGGTTTTGTCGAGACACCCTATCGCAAGGTAGCCGAGGGTGTGGCAACCGACGACATCAAATTCCTCTCGGCGTTGCAGGAAGAGCAGCATACGATTGCTCAGGCGAATGCTCCGCTTAATGCCGACGGAAGCTATGTTCGCGATCTGGTTTCTGCCCGGACGGCTGGTGAGTTCCAGCAGGTTCCTCCGGACCGGCTGGATTATATGGACGTCTCGCCCAACCAGTTGGTGTCGGTGGCGGCCTCGATGATCCCTTTCCTCGAGCATGATGATGCCAACCGAGCTCTGATGGGCTCGAACATGCAACGTCAGGCCGTTCCTCTTCTGCGAACCGATGCCCCGTTTGTGGGCACCGGAATGGAAGCGATCGTGGCCCGGGATTCCGGAGTCACGGCGGTTGCCAAGCGCGAAGGTGTGGTCGAGAGCGTTGACGCAACCCGAATTGTGGTTCGCGCCGACAATCCGAAGACCGATGGCAGTGACACCGGGATCGATATCCACGGGTTGGTCAAATACCAGCGATCGAACCAGAGCACCTGCATGAACCAGAAGCCCATTGTGCAACCGGGAGACCGGGTTGCTGTTGGTGATGTTCTTGCAGACGGTCCTGCCACGCAGGTCGGTGATCTGGCCCTGGGCCAGAATGTGCTCGTCGCGTTCATGCCTTGGGGCGGTTATAATTTCGAGGATTCGATCCTCGTGAGTGAGCGCCTGGTCAAAGAAGATCGGTTCACTTCCGTGCACATCGAGGAGTTCGAGTGTGTTGCTCGCGACACCAAGCTCGGACCAGAGGATATTACGCGAGACATTCCGAACGTCGGCGAGGAAGCCCTCGCAGATCTCGACGAGTCGGGAATCATTCGGATTGGTGCCGAGGTTCGCCCCGGAGACATTCTGGTGGGCAAGATCACGCCGAAGGGCGAGACGCAGCTTTCTCCGGAAGAAAAACTGCTTCGTGCGATCTTCGGTGAGAAGGCCGGTGAAGTGCGCGATACCGCGCTCAAGGTTCCTCCGGGAGTCGAGGGCACGGTGATCGAGGCCCGCGTCTTCTCGCGCAAGGGTGTGAGCAAGGATGAGCGCTCTCGCGAGATCGAAGAGGAGGAAGTCGCTCGGCTCGTCAAGGACGAGGGCGATCAGGTCCGAATTCTTCGCGAAAGCACCGCTCGAAAAGTAAAGGAATTGGTCGTCGGCAAGGTTGCCTCCGGAAAACTCGCCGATGATCATCGGCGTCAGCTTCTTGCCAAGGGCCAGGAGATTACGGCCGAAGATATCGATGAAAATATTCCCTCGATGCTTTGGGGCGATATTCGTATCGGCGATGATAAATCCGAAGAGGAGCTGGAGGGTACGTGTCGGGCGATGCGTGACCAGATCGACCACCTTCGCGGCGTCACCGAAGAGAAAAAGAGCCGGCTTCAGGGAGGCGATGAGCTTTCTCCCGGTGTGATCAAATTGGTCAAGGTTTTTGTTGCCATCAAGCGCAAGCTTCAGGTGGGTGACAAGATGGCCGGTCGTCACGGGAACAAGGGTGTTCTCTCCCGAATTTTACCGGAAGAAGATATGCCCTACCTCGCGGACGGCACGCCCGTGGATATTGTTCTGAATCCGCTCGGCGTTCCCTCACGTATGAACGTGGGCCAGATTCTCGAAACGCACCTTGGCTTTGCGGCCCGCCAATTGGGCCTCCAGGTCGCTGAGGCGTTGGAAGCCTTTCGCCAGAGTGGCGCCGAAGACGAACTGCGCAGCAAGCTGTCAGATGCCTATGGCCCGGAATTCGAGGATGTATTTGCCTCGGCGAGTGCTCAGGATCTGGAGCGCGTGGCAAGCAAGGCGACTCGGGGCATTCATACAGCGACGCCTGTATTCGATGGCGCCTCCGAGGAAGAGATTTTCGGCTTGCTCGAGAAGGCCGGACTTTCGGACACCGGGCAGTCGTGGCTCTTCGACGGCAAGACGGGCGATCGCTTCTCGCAGCCTGTCACCGTCGGCATTATTTACATGCTGAAACTTCACCACCTTGTGGACGACAAGATCCACGCGCGCTCGACGGGACCATACTCTCTCGTCACGCAGCAGCCTTTGGGCGGCAAGGCGCAGTTTGGTGGTCAGCGTTTGGGTGAGATGGAAGTCTGGGCTCTGGAAGCTTACGGCGCCGCGTACACTCTGCAGGAAATGCTGACTGTGAAGTCCGATGATGTCATCGGTCGCACACGGATGTACGAGGCTATCGTGAAGGGCGAGACGGTTCTGGAACCGGGTCTGCCCGAATCTTTCAATGTGATGCTCAAGGAATTGCAGAGCCTCGCTTTGGACGTTGAACTTATTGAGGAAGAGGCTCCGGTGCTGGACGCCGCCGAGCCACAGGAGTGA